A window of Schistocerca cancellata isolate TAMUIC-IGC-003103 chromosome 1, iqSchCanc2.1, whole genome shotgun sequence genomic DNA:
gctgtttcgcgccagatttgcggcgatctcctgtccacacgctccaacttttctgcgcagatgtggtttgaacccacagatttgaggggtttcgctcaaacctccaacttccaggtttgcacaaacctcaggttggtgcaaatcttctgtccacatgcaacgatctgtctgcgcaaatgtgatgtgcgcagacatttgcgcagacagttcGTTGCGTGTGATCGGGCCTTTAGAATCATACTCGTGGCGAGAACAGCCAAATAAATATTCTATGAACGAAAAGCAAAATTTTTGCCGCCTAAAAAATTCGAAAGAGTTTATTGTTTAGTTCCACTCAACTTTAAACACTCCCTACATCGATACTCTCGAATTTCGATGTAAATTTCGTTTCATGTTTGTTAATACTTAATAGTTAATACCCTTGAATAGGCAGTCAGCCAGTCACAGTATGGCGGCACGGGAGGCGGTGAAGTCTGCTGCTAGGCAAGTTAGGCCTATATTGTCTGTTGACAGAACAGAAGCACGGAAAAGAGTGTTGAATTTATATAAAGCATGGTACAGACAAATCCCTTACGTCGGTGAGTTGCGGAACCATAAGTTCATTAGCTTGTCATTTAATTGACTGCaacatatttcaataaattttgagAAGCCTTCATAAATTGGTATTTCCGTGTTGTGCCACTGTTTTTATATAATTTGCGCACGCATTTACGTATGTATTTATCCTTCCAGTTATGGACTACGATATTCCCAAGTCTGTTGCGCAGTGCAGGGCTAAATTAAGAGAGGAATTTGAGAAAAATAGACATGTTACCGACATCCGTGTGATAGACATGCTCGTCATTAAGGTACTGACGTATGTATTCTCTCATAGTGCTAGTATAACACATTATCGCAAGAACTACAAAAGAAATTGATTACACAGGTAGATTAATTGATGTTAAAAGTCAGCAACCCTGATTTGGGAGAACCTACTCACTTCACAGAAGTGTTTGGTACTTCACAGTCACTGTCAAACTCTCATAATGACCATTTGCTTCTAGCTTGGAAGGTGATCAGTTCATTGCATTTTTGAATACTTAATGCCTGTCAAATCAGCCTACCTACACAAGAATGGCAGTAGGGGGATGTGCTCAATTCACATAACTATTGTATTTCATTGCGTTATTTACCTTAGAGAAATTCAGACAGCTAGGGCGCCCTCAAAAGCCGTGTGAATACAAAGAGCAATTATGGAGTGGTATACTGTTTGCTCAGCTGTCTGGTTTTGATCGGAAGTATTTCTCCaaaaatcttgtcaaataaatttaaGCAAAACAAAATAGTTTCTGTAAAGGCCACCATATACTCTAACACCACTCCCCCATCCCCTCCAGCTACAAAAAAGGACATGTGTAATTGCTAAGTTTTGTGCTTTGAGTAACAGGAACTATTTCTATTGTGATAACGTGCTTTTTGTGCCATTGAAGTTTTTCTAGAGGGGTTTTGTGTTGTTAGAAATACCTTTGACATTATTAGAATCAGATTGCTGTGAAGTTCATAACATTTCTGTCTTGGCCATTTTATGTTACCATAACTCTGATTTTTGTCATTTGGTTGAAGAAAACTGTTTTCATCAAGAAGAAAAACAGCAGGTAATTGCGACATTCACAAGATTTTTggctctgttcttttttttttttaatcgtgtgaCCGTGTGCAAAACCTAGAGGGACTTTTTCCCTTTAAATATTAATCGTTAATCCTTTCATTCACTGTTGGCTACTTAGGTTCCTCTACATATTCTTCAGCTATACCAATTCATACTGCTCTGCGTGTTTTAAACCCATTTGGCTCACCTTCTGTTAGGTTGTGCTCGTCATTCTTATGCCCTAAGAGTCCAGCAGAGTACTTCCTCACCCATGTGTTATCCATTTCATATACCTTGTGAACCTCCGTttatttttattgcaaccataattacattttcactgtagtctGTTCCCAGTTTCATTTGTTTCCCTGTCTTAATAATACTTAATTTGTGCCTAgcctatattttttttcttaaggaGCAAGCCTGGGTTTTTTTAAATTAGTCATTGAAGTTTCTGTCCACATCCTGAGCATGTGCTCTGTCTCAGATGGCATGTTTAACAGAGCATTAAATGTAAAGATTTTTTCCTTTAGTCAGCTGAAGAACACATACCTCTTTCCTACAGGGCCTTTGAGGTAGTTTTCAAATGCTTAGAGAAAACTAAGAAGGAATAAATGTTCATTTTGCTGACTGCATTATTCACTTCAAGTAAAGAAATTGCAGTTACAGGCTCATCTTGATAAAGCCTGTTGAAAGTGAGgtcaaaaatcaataaaataagactaaaataatgaaACTGACACAGTGAGGAGAAAGTTGAGATTTAACAAAATCATAGAACTGACAAGCAGTAGTATTTAGAGGTGTTGAAGGGACTGCGTGAACAATGGTGGATGTATATGCCAGGCACAAACAAATTGGCCAGGAAGTAGACTGGAATGAACAATGAAATTGTGACTACcctgaaaatgaaatggaaatgtagCCAGAAAAATGAATGGATACTGGACTAAGTTGGGTTCCAAGAGATACAAAAAGACATAACCCATTGAAGGTAGTTAAATGATAGAAAAGGTACAGGAGCAATATGGGTGCATACAGCTGCACACTGAATTGCATGGAGTTCGGAGGAAGCCTTTTTCTTGGAGGATACCTTTATCCAGCAGTAGATGTTAAATAGTTTAATCATCCTCTTCATTGTACATGTTTTgctaatgtacacacacacacacacacacacatacatacatattattattattattattattttcagttttgatAGTCTTCAATCAAGCTGTTATAGTTGTGCACATGCAGATCAATGTTGACTGTGTAGAAAAATGTTCTTGAACCAGCCCTGAATAGAAGGCTTCTGTGATTAGTACCTAGCTCACCAAATTTTTCCACGTAAGCCATTCTGTTTCTTgcataatatttttgtaaaattgcCAGATCTCCACAAGTTGCTGGCACGATATTTAAGTCATTGTGTATGCAAAGTGAATAAGTTCATATAAGAACCAATCGTAGTACTCTACTCAAACTAATTGAATGAATGCATTTTTGAAGCATATGCAGACACACTTATTCTTCACTTACCCATAATTTTATGTATGTTTTTAGTAGTTATTTTTCAAATATACCCAAAGATGCAGTAACAATTATTCACCCAGTGGTGCTGTCATTTGCATAATACACAGCAATTATTTGCTGTGTATATATTTATAGCAAATACTTAACTAATGAGGTGAATGGAATGATAAACAGTTAAGCATTGGTTACTAAAGCTTTTAAGCCATTGCAGGCTTGAGCTTTTACGGTTCTCCAAACAGACGAACAAAACAGATGAGGGGGAAGTGGCAGTGGCTTCCCTGCAAATCCTGGCAATTATGATGAGTTCCATTGCAACATCAATGGGAAGACTTGTTGAGGAGTTAATTTAGTGACCAAATACAATTTAATTGCCCAGAATTCATAATTTGAGACCCCTCCTCTATGTGCCTCTCTTCTCCCTCTAAGAGAAAAGAATTGAAAGCCAACAAAGCAAATGGAAGCACAGCATAGTAATGGATTGTAAAGTATTACAGTGGCTTGGTCTCGGCTCCCCACAAAGCTGGTGCACACCACCAAGACAGAGAAAAATGGGGAAAACCTAAATAACTGTCCCATAACTCAATGGAAAGTGAATGGATGTAGGATTTGCAGTAGAGGAGCCAACACCATTACCACTCCATTTGTCTGTAGTGCACTAATTTTATGAATTTATGATGCTCATACATCAAGAGGAATGGTGAGAGACCTGAACATGAACTTGTGAAATCCATTATCAGTGTCACTTCTCACCTCGCTGAAATTTGTCAGCAGCCATGAATTATTGAAAtgcaataaacaatgtatttagcactgCATTATTATCAGGTGTTCTGCCTATTGATAGGTTCCTGACACCATTAATGTCTCCATCTGATGGTGTTTCAGGTTAACTGCTTTGTAGTCTGGTATCTTCCCCCTTTTCATTCCATATAGCATTTTTATTCTTGTCCTTCCAGTTTTATTCCATCATTTCACTGTACCTTCTGTAACTGTTGGAAATAGTGTTCCCTGCAGTATGTGTCACACACAATCTGCTTTCATTTTCTTAACTAAATTTAAGAGACTTTCTTGTTCGTTTACCCTTGTCAgcactatgctgttcatttttatcTGCCCATTTTCTTTTCTCCATTCTCCTCCAAATCCACATCTTGAATGAATGCTACAGTCTCAGCCCTACTGAAAATCATGAAGCATTTAACCAGTCATTTTCTTACCTTCAATTCTAATTTGCTGTGTAATAAGCATTATATTTTCTGGAAAAATCTAAGTCCATGATGTAATAACAGcttaatgaaaaggatagattattaCTCCCTGCATAGAagaggcattgagttgcagacaagcactgtaaagactactaaacatttaagcttctggGTCAAAAGGCCTTCTTCAGGAAAAAATGCACATGCATGGCCACTCCGTGCACCCAATCTGGCCTGACTGTGGGCTGGAACTGTCTGATGATGTAAACAGTATATCAttatggggataaggaggaggggaACGATAGCTTGCTAGTGGTGGGGGAAGGTGGTGTGCTGCCTGCGAGTTTGCAGGGACATGTTGGGCACAGGATATGGCTGCTTCTAGGTGTAGAGTCTGGGTGCTGTATTGGGTGGGGGGAAATGAGAGATTTGGAAGAAGGCTCTTGGTTGCATTGGCAGGATGGAGGCAtgtctagtgctggaatgggagcaggtaaAGGGAATAGGTAGCTGGAGGACTGAGTGTAGACTGAGGCCAGGGTGTTACAGGAATGAAGAATTTGTTGTAGAGAGAGTTACCAACTGCACAATTGagaaaaagctggtgttggtagaaagGATCCATGTGGtgcaggctgtaaagcagtcactgaagtgaaacacttcatgttgggcagtgtgtccagcaacagtgtggtccagctgtctcttggctacTATTTGGCAGGGGCCTTTCGTGTGGACAGAGCTTCTTAGTTGTCTTGCACATGTAGAAAGCAGCGCAGTGGTTATGGCTTAGATCAATTGGCTGCTTTCACAAATACTGCGGCCTTTAAtggggtaggtggtggtggtggtggtggtgtggtggtggtggtgggaggacagGTCTTGCATATGGGTGTGTTGCTGGGATATGAGGCAAAAGGTtaggagtagggatggacaaggatatcatACAGTCAGTGATCATCAAATTACCACTCTGGAAAGGGGTGGGGAAGGTAGTGGGTAGAACATTCCTCACATCAAGGTATGATGAAAAATGTGGTCAGCTGCTGCAGCACTGCGTGCTACTGAGTTTAAAGATATATTCTTCTGTAGCTGGATGGCAGGTATGGATAGATGGTAGCAGACTGGAGAGACAAAGCACAGGGATCTGTTTCTGGACAAGTTAGGGAaagtaattttggtctgtgaaggcctcatagAGACCCTTGACATATTTGAACTGTTCTCACTATGGATGTGATGAACATGAATGGCTAGGCTACACCACCTGGACCCTTCCTACAAACACCCACTTTTCTGAACTgaactctcctcccccccccccccaccctaccccaCCCCTCCATCTGCCCCTCCAACATCCAACACACTGTTCAGagtctgcacctagcagccctatcatGTTCTCCCCACATTCCTGGTTGCTCTCACAGGCAGCACAACAGCCGTCCTCAACCCCTACCATGATCCCTTGCCTTCTCTGCCCCGTAACCTTACTTCACCAGCCACTTCACTTGGATTGCTGTTTACATCAGATGCAGTTCCCGTTTGCAGCCAGGTTGCAGTGGATGGTGGCAGGAAAACTACCATGGTTTACAGTTACGATAatctacagctacagtagtttcacaactctatgtgcaaggcatcttcagtggcagattTCGTGGCTTTTCATGTACATGTTGTTTTTCGTCCTTTGTTACCATTCttcttcttataactgccatttgaaattttgtttccatACTTCACAGCACTGGGAACTGAACtgtagtgttcagttcctagtgctggcggggggggggggggggggggcggaaataaAGATAGCAGTAACAAAGGAATAAAAACACAACATGCAGGTAAATATCCATGAaatctgccactgaagatgccttgcaaagaatagAAGGGAAATGGGTAtggcacaaaaattttttttgtttagttttggctAGACCATcccaaagtaaaaattattaatatactgtaACGTTATATGGAACTAAGGTGTAAAAGACTACAAAGTTTTTgctttttctatattttttctgTTGTTCGATAACTTGTTCCTGAGACTTCCCAATTTCATAATTTTACTAGGATGCTGGTGCTATTTAAAGTATTGTTATACACCTTAATTTAAGCAAGGTTAAATGTGGAAGGACATTCCCTTACCTCTGTTAAGCAAATCCGTCTTAAGATCTAGGGGATATGAGTGTTGGAAGATGCCTATTTTTCACAAGCctttttgtaaaatatatttactctgattaattttttcaGGGACAAATGGAACTGAAAGAAACTGTACAGATTTGGAAGCAGAAAGGCCATGTGATGGCTTACTTTAAAGAAACACAAGAACCAAAACCAAcagattttctttcaaaattctttgctGGCCACCAGTGAAATGTTTGtagttttgtaaaaatatttgtagatgtgtatatatatatatattaaattttacACAAGTCATTTGTCTTTCATTGATGGAAAGATTCCAAAGATGTATGCAAATAAAATAGTAAGTGTGGATCTCTCTTAATGTTTGATGCACAGTATGAATTATTTTCTTTCGATTAGTGTCTCACTTTGCAATTTGGATCCTTTACTTGGTAACAGTCACTATATTATTTATTCTTGTGAATTTGTACCTCTCACTCTATTAGTTTGTACTAAAGTGTATTGCTGCCTATTGAGAAGTACTTGTTACTACTGTTGGTTCTACTTACTTTCCTGTTTTATGGTATAGGAATGTGCATGAGATCCCTCAAGTTTTCTTTGTGTGATTAACAGTACGGTTTAGGGCGTCCAGCTCAATTGTTAATTCCATTTTATACAAATATTTCACTGACTGATCCAATTACCTTCTTAAAGTGCTGCAAGCTGCTTTTGTATGCATAATCACTGCCTGCCCTCCGCTGACTGTGAGGTGCTCTTGGTGCTGCAACACTATTTGTAGCAGAGTTAGACTCCTGGCACTCACTTCATCCTTTTGTGTAAGCACTTTATGTGGACGGTGAGATCATAAATTAAAAGCAGGTCTCCAAGCCTTGTTTATTATGTTTGCCAACAGCTTTAGTTCAATAGACCCCTTCATTACACTGCACCAGAATTTTCATGGCTGCACCACAAAATTGGTCTCATcatgtttcatttcatgattatattagATACAGAATTTGGCACCAACTGATTTGCTTGTTTATCTTAGTCTAGTGTGTCGCTGTTATTCTTTGCAACTCACCTTGACTACTTTAAGAATCTGCTCCACGCAAGACATGCCATGTTCACACAGAATGGGGCAGCATAATTAAAGAGTATCAAAATAAATACGTTGGAAATCTAATAAACCTGGctggaggtttcaatttaaactagACTTGGAGTGTAGCACTTATTTCATTAATATATTGACAATCACCCCATCCACCAGAGCTGGAAAACGCTGAGGGGAAGTGCATTTCACAGAACAAGTGTGGGCTCTGAACGACAAATGAGCATCAAAGACATGCATGCCAGATTTTGGGCTTTGCCAAAAATAACAGCATGACACTGACAGTATTAAAATCTGGTTGGAAACCAGGCAGTGAGTACACATAACAAGTCTGACAGCAATGAAAAAGGTGATGGGCACaatcatcaaaatattgtgcataaaatagaCTATTAAGCCATTCACCAGAAATCatacaaacaagaaagaaaaaatagaACAGGATTTTTCAAATGGTGTCCAGTGGGAAGTGAAGTCGTTAAGTGCTCCACAAGAAAAGAGGTGAAGAAAATTAATAATGTGGATTTTTTTCCCATTTCGATTATAGTAgctattttgttaaaatttatggTTTCTGTGTTATTAGCTGATATAAACTGAAGTAcacactgaataaaacaagtttttgtcattttaaaaattttagtaaccttcaaaataaacaagatgttccacCAAAGTACCTGCTCAAAAATGTTCCAGCAGAGGAAGTTTGGGAACCCCTGAGCATTAACCCTAGCAGTCGCAATGTACTTTACATAACGCGCATTCTGAGGTGGTGTGTATTCTAAGCCTACATTAAAAAAGGTAAAAACCAAATGGAAGTACATTAATGTACTTTTCAAAGAAGTGCAGATGTGGAAAAAAGATCTTGAACCTAGAGTAGTGAATGACATTCAGTGTGGAAAGTAGTTCTACTACTcacacttaaatttttgggttcagTTTAATAAAAAGTTTAAAACATATATGGAATATGGTATAATTcatt
This region includes:
- the LOC126175793 gene encoding NADH dehydrogenase [ubiquinone] 1 alpha subcomplex subunit 6; the protein is MAAREAVKSAARQVRPILSVDRTEARKRVLNLYKAWYRQIPYVVMDYDIPKSVAQCRAKLREEFEKNRHVTDIRVIDMLVIKGQMELKETVQIWKQKGHVMAYFKETQEPKPTDFLSKFFAGHQ